One stretch of Hevea brasiliensis isolate MT/VB/25A 57/8 chromosome 12, ASM3005281v1, whole genome shotgun sequence DNA includes these proteins:
- the LOC131171289 gene encoding cytochrome P450 CYP82D47-like codes for MDYICPYFNTTIAAAGVFALLILPYYLLRKWKSRASKGILAPQPRGAWPLTGHLSLLSGSHPPHVTLGALADKYGPVFTIRVGVHPVLVVNSSEVAKELFTGANDVIVTFRPALVAAELMGYNYGLFPFTPGGPYWSETRKISTFELLSNRRLELLKHIRIQEVETSIKELHKAWEDKKVVDMKQWFSDLNLNVLLRMIIGKKYFGGGAVGDEKEGRLFQKGITILFHYLGTLVLRDAVPFLGWMDVGGHEKVMKKTAKELDDALEKWLQEHKRNRYLGEKSKGDQDFMDVMLSFLDGKSLEGYDADTINKATSLSMIAGNETVTVAMTWALALLLNNQPVLKKAQEELDKIVGRERLVNDKDISKLVYLQAIVKETLRLYPPAFIPGPRQFTQDCNIGGYYVPKNTWLMVNVWKIQRDPRVWPDPTEFKPERFLTTHKNVDVRSQNFELLPFGGGRRACPAASYGLHIVHLTLATLLQAFEISTPTDAAVDMTPGVGLTNMKTTPLEAVVSPRLPPCFYE; via the exons ATGGATTATATATGTCCATATTTTAACACCACCATAGCAGCAGCAGGCGTCTTTGCCTTGCTTATCCTCCCCTACTATCTACTAAGAAAATGGAAGTCTAGAGCTTCCAAGGGCATACTAGCACCCCAACCACGAGGCGCATGGCCTTTAACTGGTCATTTGTCTCTGTTATCAGGATCCCACCCTCCTCATGTAACATTGGGTGCACTCGCTGACAAATATGGTCCAGTCTTCACTATACGAGTCGGGGTTCACCCTGTTCTCGTGGTGAATAGTTCGGAGGTGGCTAAGGAATTATTCACGGGTGCTAATGACGTGATTGTGACCTTCCGTCCAGCACTGGTAGCCGCAGAACTTATGGGCTACAACTATGGTTTGTTTCCTTTCACCCCTGGTGGTCCATATTGGAGCGAAACGCGCAAGATATCCACCTTTGAACTTCTCTCCAACAGGCGGCTTGAGCTTCTCAAGCACATTAGAATCCAGGAAGTGGAAACTTCCATAAAAGAGTTGCACAAAGCATGGGAGGACAAAAAGGTTGTTGATATGAAGCAATGGTTCAGTGACTTAAATTTGAACGTCCTTCTTAGGATGATTATAGGCAAGAAATATTTTGGTGGTGGTGCTGTTGGTGACGAGAAAGAAGGGCGACTGTTCCAGAAGGGGATAACGATACTTTTTCATTATCTAGGTACGCTTGTTTTAAGGGACGCTGTTCCATTTCTTGGATGGATGGATGTGGGTGGACATGAGAAGGTAATGAAGAAAACTGCTAAAGAACTAGACGATGCTCTGGAGAAATGGCTACAAGAGCATAAACGGAATAGGTATTTGGGTGAAAAATCTAAAGGAGATCAAGATTTTATGGACGTTATGCTTTCATTTCTTGATGGCAAAAGCCTTGAAGGTTATGATGCTGATACAATCAACAAAGCTACATCCTTG AGTATGATTGCTGGGAATGAGACCGTTACAGTAGCTATGACATGGGCACTCGCACTGTTGCTGAACAACCAGCCTGTATTGAAAAAGGCGCAGGAAGAACTCGACAAAATTGTTGGCAGGGAAAGACTAGTAAATGATAAAGACATCAGCAAGCTTGTTTATCTCCAAGCCATAGTTAAAGAAACACTACGCCTCTACCCACCAGCTTTTATCCCTGGACCTCGTCAATTCACTCAGGACTGTAATATAGGTGGCTATTACGTCCCAAAAAACACTTGGCTGATGGTGAACGTTTGGAAGATCCAAAGGGACCCTCGTGTGTGGCCAGACCCAACAGAGTTCAAGCCAGAAAGGTTTCTCACAACCCATAAGAACGTTGATGTCAGGAGTCAAAATTTTGAGTTGCTTCCATTTGGAGGTGGCAGAAGAGCTTGCCCTGCAGCATCTTATGGACTTCACATTGTGCATTTGACATTGGCCACCTTACTGCAGGCTTTTGAGATTTCTACTCCTACAGATGCTGCTGTTGATATGACTCCTGGCGTTGGACTAACAAATATGAAAACAACCCCTCTGGAAGCTGTAGTCTCGCCTCGCCTGCCTCCATGTTTTTATGAATAG